A single Epinephelus fuscoguttatus linkage group LG13, E.fuscoguttatus.final_Chr_v1 DNA region contains:
- the LOC125899655 gene encoding olfactory receptor 7G1-like, with protein sequence MENSTEVMSFVLAAYGNIGEVKYLYFSIMLLWYISICVANTVLIVVIYMDRRLHEPMYILLCNLFVNEIGGSTSMYPLLLSQMFSDTHEVTLPWCFLQMGCVYTSASVEFCSLAAMAYDRYVSICYPLRYNVIMNTGRVGMIILLVWMYSFGNFIFLFSVVIRLTFCGNVIDKVFCDYHLIIKLACSVSILNNISDLLFAFVTIVIPFSLISVSYIKILNVCLNTSKENTQKAITTCTPQIVSVSNLFIGGMFNFVDSRFDVALVPDKVRIILSVYLLICQPMITPFMYGFYLLKIRQSCKRLLFNRK encoded by the coding sequence ATGGAGAACTCAACTGAAGTTATGTCTTTTGTGCTGGCTGCCTATGGTAACATTGGAGAGGTAAAATACCTGTATTTCAGCATAATGTTATTATGGTACATCTCCATATGTGTGGCCAACACAGTTCTAATTGTGGTCATATATATGGACAGGAGGTTGCATGAGCCAATGTATATACTATTATGTAatttatttgtgaatgaaatagGTGGCAGCACATCAATGTATCCTCTTCTGCTCTCACAGATGTTTTCAGATACCCATGAAGTGACCCTACCATGGTGTTTTCTGCAGATGGGTTGTGTCTATACATCTGCTTCTGTTGAGTTTTGCAGTTTAGCAGCCATGGCCTACGACAGATACGTCTCTATCTGCTATCCTTTACGTTACAATGTCATTATGAACACAGGGAGAGTAGGTATGATCATTCTTCTTGTATGGATGTATTCATTTGGTAACTttatattcttattttcagttgtCATCCGTTTGACATTTTGTGGAAATGTCATTGACAAAGTTTTTTGTGACTACCACTTAATAATTAAACTTGCCTGTTCAGTTTCAATACTTAACAAcatatctgacctgctttttgCCTTTGTGACTATTGTTATTCCATTTAGTCTCATTTCAGTCTCGTACATTAAAATTTTGAATGTTTGTCTGAATACCTCAAAAGAAAATACGCAAAAGGCCATCACCACCTGCACGCCTCAAATTGTCTCAGTGTCAAACTTGTTTATCGGCGGCATGTTTAACTTTGTGGATTCCAGGTTTGATGTGGCCCTGGTACCAGATAAAGTGCGCATTATCTTATCTGTATATCTCCTCATTTGCCAGCCAATGATCACGCCTTTTATGTATGGGTTTTACCTACTGAAAATAAGACAATCATGTAAAAGATTGCTGTTTaatagaaaatga
- the LOC125899654 gene encoding olfactory receptor 7G1-like translates to MENSTEVMSFVLAAYGNIGEVKYLYFSIMLLWYISICVANTILIVVIYMDRRLHEPMYILLCNLFVNEIGGSTSMYPLLLSQMFSDTHEVTLPWCFLQMGCISTSASIEFCSLAAMAYDRYVSICYPLRYNVIMNTGRVGMIILLVWMYSFINFIFSFSVVIRLTFCGNVIDKVFCDHHLIIKLACSVSILNNISDLLFAFVTVVIPFSLISISYIKILNVCVNTSKENTQKAITTCTPQIVSVSNLFIGCMFHLVDSRLDVALVPDKVRIILSVYLLICQPMITPFMYGFYLLKIRQSCKRFLFNRK, encoded by the coding sequence ATGGAGAACTCAACTGAAGTTATGTCTTTTGTGCTGGCTGCCTATGGTAACATTGGAGAGGTAAAATACCTGTATTTCAGCATAATGTTATTATGGTACATCTCCATATGTGTGGCCAACACAATTCTAATTGTGGTCATATATATGGACAGGAGGTTGCATGAGCCAATGTATATACTATTATGTAatttatttgtgaatgaaatagGTGGCAGCACATCAATGTATCCTCTTCTGCTCTCACAGATGTTTTCAGATACCCATGAAGTGACCCTACCATGGTGTTTTCTGCAGATGGGTTGTATCTCTACATCTGCTTCTATTGAGTTTTGCAGTTTAGCAGCCATGGCCTACGACAGATACGTCTCTATCTGCTATCCTTTACGTTACAATGTCATTATGAACACAGGGAGAGTAGGTATGATCATTCTTCTTGTATGgatgtattcatttattaacTTTATATTCTCATTTTCAGTCGTCATCCGTTTGACATTTTGTGGAAATGTCATTGACAAAGTGTTTTGTGACCACCACTTAATAATTAAACTTGCCTGTTCAGTTTCAATACTTAACAAcatatctgacctgctttttgCCTTTGTGACTGTTGTTATTCCATTTAGTCTCATTTCAATCTCATACATTAAgattttgaatgtttgtgtgaataCCTCAAAAGAAAATACGCAAAAGGCCATCACCACCTGCACACCTCAGATTGTCTCAGTGTCAAACTTGTTTATCGGCTGCATGTTTCACTTAGTGGATTCCAGGCTTGATGTGGCCCTGGTACCAGATAAAGTGCGCATTATCTTATCTGTATATCTCCTCATTTGCCAGCCAATGATCACGCCTTTTATGTATGGGTTTTACCTACTGAAAATAAGACAATCATGTAAAAGATTTCTGTTTaatagaaaatga
- the LOC125900251 gene encoding olfactory receptor 7G1-like — translation MENSTEVMSFVLAAYGNIGEVKYLYFSIMLLWYISICVANTVLIVVIYMDRRLHEPMYMLLCNLFVNEMSGSTAIYPLLLSQMFSDTHEVTLPWCFLQMGYIYTSASVEFCSLAAMAYDRYVSICYPLRYNVIMNTGRVGMIILLIWMYSFINFIFSFSFVIRLTFCGNVINKVFCDYHLIIKLACSVSILNNISDLLFAFVTVVIPFSLISVSYIKILNVCLTTSAENKQKAVTTCTPQIISLSNMFVGTMFHFVDSRFDVTLLPDKVRIILSVYLLIFQPMITPFMYGFYLPKIRQSCKRFFV, via the coding sequence ATGGAGAACTCAACTGAAGTTATGTCTTTTGTGCTGGCTGCCTATGGTAACATTGGAGAGGTAAAATACCTGTATTTCAGCATAATGTTATTATGGTACATCTCCATATGTGTGGCCAACACAGTTCTAATTGTGGTCATATATATGGACAGGAGGTTGCATGAGCCAATGTATATGCTATTATGTAATTTATTTGTGAATGAGATGAGTGGCAGTACAGCAATTTATCCTCTTCTGCTCTCACAGATGTTTTCAGATACCCATGAAGTGACCCTACCATGGTGTTTTCTGCAGATGGGTTATATCTATACATCTGCTTCTGTTGAGTTTTGCAGTTTAGCAGCCATGGCCTACGACAGATACGTCTCTATCTGCTATCCTTTACGTTACAATGTCATTATGAACACAGGGAGAGTAGGTATGATCATTCTTCTTATATGgatgtattcatttattaactttatattttcattttcattcgtCATCCGTTTGACATTTTGTGGAAATGTCATTAACAAAGTGTTTTGTGACTACCACTTAATAATTAAACTTGCCTGTTCAGTTTCAATACTTAACAAcatatctgacctgctttttgCCTTTGTGACTGTGGTTATCCCATTTAGTTTAATTTCAGTCTCGTACATTAAGATTTTGAATGTTTGTCTGACTACATCTGcagaaaacaagcaaaaagcCGTCACCACCTGCACACCTCAGATTATTTCATTGTCAAATATGTTTGTCGGCACCATGTTTCACTTTGTGGATTCCAGGTTTGATGTGACCCTACTACCGGATAAAGTGCGCATTATTTTATCTGTATATCTCCTCATTTTTCAACCAATGATCACGCCCTTTATGTACGGATTTTATCTACCGAAAATAAGGCAGTCATGTAAAAGATTTTTTGTTTGA